A genomic stretch from Mastacembelus armatus chromosome 7, fMasArm1.2, whole genome shotgun sequence includes:
- the LOC113145518 gene encoding putative helicase mov-10-B.1, producing the protein MANKTFSVLFQSGLEYFEFLKDTDRTSITNRLELREIYNIEFRQRNAGIKHANFSSVLYALKRSQRITRRGDRIYFNSMFRAPYVDQWHNPRRRQPQSVQDAAASPAPGEASAGEAQTGVRDRKRLASLLINKLKRDRAQLISDKCGISITSDSPFNNGKLQLCREDTYEYVISLDVKNTGTQPVHFTYYTPLHWLTYLTLKDEHKVTKTNPLALQPGDSYQIQVHFKCSFVGFYPATLAFEFKPDLQASTKFHIVRFIEATCVTALGLELKPEKPFRPCFILPSVPVDLFTVVDGQKPDGLSLNRLQVVVGLPMHKIPPYIDQLINSLKRSAPFQDKRELLESPLSWERYAEKFQLLLYLEERQMEVDIRRYNIPNSEREYAIMQKDRNNKRLLIMEVPGVSENRPSVLRGDQLLVYPAGERSVKYCGYVHSVQLDQVKLGFSSKLLDRFVDKMKFHVEFTFNRLTLQLQHRAAKLAGDHGLEKVLFPAAPALPQPELPNLRLFDSKLEKNPEQYQAVQHIVAGSSRPAPYVVFGPPGTGKTVTLVEAIKQIEKTKPLCHILACAPSNSATDLLCTKILDHVDERKVHRMYATSRDPHCVPERLKACSNLVGDSYVFGPKEELMEYKIIVTTLFTTGRLVTGGIPAGHFTHIFVDEAGHATETECLIPLAGLLNADSGQVVLAGDPKQLGPILRSPFALRYGMGVSLLERMMNNFSLYQKNNGVFDNRFVTKLLRNYRSHPAILKVPNELFYDGELQVCADEILRNSYCRWEYLPKMNFPVIFHSVTGVDEREASSPSFFNVTEVEVLMDYVKKLLQTQGKKGLATISPKDIGIIAPYRKQVQKIRKALEKVGKDLKVRNMDHLKVGSVEEFQGQERRVILVSTVRSSPDYLEIDKEFNLGFVKNEKRFNVALTRAQALLIVVGNPRVLESDSTWKHFIKYCRDEEAFQGFVHVEEDDDVVERFANLYIEMNVEVVETAESVVQQLLDPEWRNDL; encoded by the exons TTCAGAGCTCCCTATGTGGATCAGTGGCACAACCCAAGACGCCGTCAACCCCAGTCTGTGCAGGATGCAGCAGCCAGTCCTGCACCTGGAGAGGCCTCGGCAGGTGAAGCACAGACTGGGGTTCGTGACCGAAAGAGACTGGCCAGTCTTCTGATAAACAAACTGAAGAGAGACAG GGCTCAGTTAATCTCTGACAAATGTGGTATCAGCATCACCTCTGACTCTCCGTTTAACAATGGGAAACTTCAGCTGTGTAGGGAAGACACATATGAG TACGTAATCAGTCTGGATGTGAAAAACACTGGAACACAGCCTGTGCATTTTACCTACTACACCCCGCTGCACTGGCTTACCTACTTAACTCTGAAAGATGAGCACAAGGTGACGAAAACAAACCCTCTGGCCCTACAACCAG GTGACAGCTATCAAATCCAGGTTCACTTCAAATGCAGTTTTGTTGGTTTCTATCCTGCTACTCTGGCCTTTGAATTCAAACCAGATCTACAGGCCTCAACTAAATTCCACATTGTGCGCTTTATCGAGGCGACGTGTGTAACTGCCTTAGGACTGGAGCTGAAACCTGAAAAGCCTTTCAGGCcttgtttcattcttccctcaGTCCCTGTGGATCTGTTCACGGTTGTGGATGGTCAGAAGCCTGACGG GCTGTCACTGAACCGACTACAAGTCGTGGTCGGACTACCCATGCATAAAATACCACCATATATTGACCAGCTCATCAACTCCCTGAAGCGGTCTGCTCCTTTCCAAGATAAAAG AGAACTGCTGGAGAGTCCCTTGAGCTGGGAGAGGTACGCTGAGAAGTTCCAGCTGCTTCTCTATTTGGAAGAGCGTCAGATGGAGGTGGACATCAGGAGATACAACATCCCCAACAGCGAAAGAGAATACGCCATCATGCAGAAAGACCGGAACAACAAGAGACTTCTTATTATGGAG GTACCTGGTGTGTCTGAGAACCGCCCATCAGTTCTACGAGGAGATCAGCTGCTGGTGTATCCTGCAGGAGAACGCAGTGTGAAGTACTGCGGCTATGTCCACAGTGTGCAGCTGGACCAGGTCAAACTGGGCTTTAGCTCCAA ATTACTGGATCGCTTTGTAGACAAAATGAAGTTCCATGTTGAGTTTACTTTCAACCGTCTGACTCTGCAACTTCAGCACAGAGCAGCAAAACTGGCGGGTGACCACGGACTGGAAAAGGTGTTGTTCCCTGCTGCACCAGCCCTTCCACAACCTGAGCTTCCCAACCTAAG GCTGTTTGACTCAAAGCTGGAGAAAAACCCGGAGCAGTATCAAGCAGTTCAACACATTGTAGCTGGCTCATCCCGACCTGCCCCTTACGTGGTGTTTGGCCCACCTGGAACAG GGAAAACCGTGACTCTGGTGGAGGCCATTAAGCAGATCGAGAAGACCAAACCTCTCTGCCACATCCTGGCCTGTGCTCCCTCCAACAGTGCAACTGATCTGCTCTGCACAAAGATTCTGGACCACGTGGATGAGCGTAAAGTGCACCGCATGTATGCCACCAGCAGGGACCCACACTGCGTCCCTGAACGACTGAAG GCATGCTCTAACCTGGTAGGGGACTCTTATGTTTTTGGTCCTAAAGAGGAGCTGATGGAGTATAAGATCATAGTCACCACCCTGTTTACCACCGGAAG GCTGGTCACAGGAGGCATTCCTGCAGGACATTTCACTCACATATTTGTGGATGAGGCGGGACACGCTACGGAAACTGAATGTTTAATCCCCCTGGCAG GCCTGCTGAATGCAGACTCTGGTCAGGTTGTTCTGGCTGGAGATCCCAAGCAGCTGGGACCCATCCTCAGATCCCCGTTTGCACTGCGGTACGGCATGG GAGTGTCCCTCTTGGAGCGCATGATGAATAATTTCTCTCTGTACCAGAAGAACAACGGCGTGTTCGACAATCGCTTCGTCACCAAACTGCTGCGCAACTACCG GTCCCACCCTGCCATTCTGAAGGTTCCCAATGAGCTCTTCTATGATGGAGAGCTGCAGGTTTGCGCAGATGAAATTCTACGCAACTCCTACTGCAGATGGGAGTACCTCCCAAAGATG AACTTCCCAGTGATCTTCCATAGCGTCACTGGTGTTGATGAGCGTGAGGCCAGCAGTCCTTCATTCTTCAACGTGACAGAGGTGGAGGTGCTGATGGACTAtgtgaaaaaactgctgcagacGCAGGGCAAGAAGGGCCTGGCTACCATCTCACCCAAAGACATAGGCATCATCGCCCCCTACAGGAAACAG GTGCAGAAAATCCGTAAGGCCTTGGAAAAAGTTGGGAAAGACCTCAAAGTTAGAAACATGGATCACCTTAAG GTTGGTTCAGTGGAGGAGTTCCAAGGTCAGGAGAGGAGAGTGATCCTGGTGTCCACGGTCCGGAGCAGCCCCGATTACTTGGAAATAGACAAAGAGTTCAACCTGGGCTTTGTCAAGAATGAGAAG AGATTCAATGTGGCTTTGACTCGAGCCCAAGCCCTGCTGATTGTGGTGGGAAACCCCCGAGTGCTAGAATCTGATTCTACCTGGAAACA CTTCATCAAGTACTGTAGAGATGAAGAAGCCTTCCAGGGCTTCGTTCATGTAGAGGAAGACGACGACGTGGTGGAGAGATTCGCTAATCTCTACATCGAGATGAACGTTGAAG TGGTGGAGACCGCAGAGAGTGTCGTCCAGCAGCTCCTGGACCCAGAGTGGAGGAACGATCTGTGA
- the LOC113145550 gene encoding rho-related GTP-binding protein RhoA-D translates to MAAIRKKLVIVGDGACGKTCLLIVFSKDQFPEVYVPTVFENYIADIEVDGKQVELALWDTAGQEDYDRLRPLSYPDTDVILMCFSIDSPDSLENIPEKWTPEVKHFCPNVPIILVGNKKDLRNDEHTRRELAKMKQEPVKSEEGRDMANRISAFGYLECSAKTKDGVREVFEMATRAALQVRKRKKRGGCQLL, encoded by the exons aTGGCTGCCATCAGGAAGAAGTTGGTGATAGTTGGGGATGGAGCGTGTGGGAAGACCTGTCTGCTCATCGTCTTCAGCAAGGACCAGTTCCCCGAGGTCTACGTCCCCACTGTGTTTGAGAACTACATCGCCGACATTGAAGTTGATGGCAAACAG GTGGAGTTAGCCCTGTGGGACACAGCGGGCCAGGAGGACTATGACAGACTGAGGCCTCTCTCCTACCCCGACACAGACGTTATCCTCATGTGCTTCTCCATAGACAGCCCGGACAGTTTAG AGAACATTCCTGAGAAATGGACACCTGAAGTGAAACACTTTTGCCCCAATGTCCCAATCATACTTGTGGGCAACAAGAAGGACCTTAGGAATGATGAACACACACGCAGGGAGCTCGCCAAGATGAAACAG GAGCCAGTGAAGTCCGAGGAGGGCAGAGACATGGCCAACCGCATCAGTGCCTTTGGCTACCTGGAGTGCTCCGCCAAGACCAAGGATGGTGTGCGGGAGGTGTTTGAGATGGCCACCAGAGCGGCGCTGCAGGTCCGCAAGCGTAAGAAGAGGGGTGGCTGCCAGCTACTGTGA